Proteins encoded together in one Dechloromonas sp. HYN0024 window:
- a CDS encoding carbohydrate porin, with amino-acid sequence MQKSIAMAALMVASFGVNAASDADLAAIRAQVDEMKKNYEQRIAALEQKVAQAESQAKSGQSVPVPAPVESRQSATSANAFNPEISLILQGQYRNAKNVPGRGITGFVSGGDGLNTRGFSVDETELVLAANIDPYWRGQVIVAMADGQASIEEAWFKSLAIGQGVGLKVGRFRSGIGYLNEQHPHMWDFSDAPLMYQTMFGEGASYVQDGVQLKWLAPTSLFVEVGAEVGRGANFPGTDRNNNGTGGGTLHVHVGDDVGVSNSWRAGASWLKTRASERSSEFVEIGGAVAQGAFNGDSTTWLADFVWKWAPNGNPKYQNFKFQSEYFVREEKGGLSCVGACVDSSYKTNQSGWYAQGVYQFTPQWRAGLRYEQLDSGTRDFGTNAANLVVDSYRPKKASAMIDYSWSEFSRVRLQLAQDRSMSGITDNQLTIQYVMSLGAHGAHKF; translated from the coding sequence ATGCAAAAATCTATTGCCATGGCGGCCTTGATGGTCGCCTCGTTCGGCGTTAACGCCGCTTCAGATGCCGATTTGGCGGCGATTCGCGCCCAGGTCGACGAGATGAAAAAAAACTACGAGCAGCGCATTGCGGCACTCGAACAGAAGGTGGCCCAGGCTGAATCTCAGGCCAAATCCGGGCAATCGGTGCCGGTACCTGCTCCGGTGGAAAGTCGCCAGTCCGCGACCAGCGCCAACGCCTTCAATCCCGAAATTTCCCTGATCCTCCAAGGGCAGTACCGCAACGCTAAAAACGTTCCGGGGCGTGGCATTACCGGGTTTGTATCGGGCGGCGACGGGCTCAACACCCGCGGCTTCTCGGTCGACGAAACGGAGTTGGTGCTGGCCGCCAATATCGATCCCTACTGGCGCGGTCAGGTCATCGTGGCGATGGCCGACGGGCAGGCCAGTATCGAGGAGGCGTGGTTCAAGTCGCTGGCCATTGGCCAGGGTGTCGGCCTGAAAGTCGGGCGTTTCCGCTCCGGCATCGGTTATCTCAATGAGCAACACCCGCACATGTGGGATTTTTCCGATGCGCCACTGATGTATCAGACGATGTTCGGCGAGGGCGCCAGCTATGTGCAGGATGGCGTGCAGCTCAAGTGGCTGGCGCCGACTTCGTTGTTTGTCGAAGTCGGCGCTGAAGTCGGTCGCGGCGCCAATTTTCCGGGGACTGATCGGAACAACAACGGAACCGGTGGTGGCACGCTGCACGTGCATGTCGGCGATGATGTTGGCGTTTCCAACAGCTGGCGGGCCGGAGCGTCCTGGCTGAAAACGCGGGCCAGCGAGCGGAGCTCGGAATTTGTCGAGATCGGGGGGGCGGTAGCGCAGGGTGCTTTCAACGGAGATTCGACGACCTGGCTGGCCGATTTTGTCTGGAAATGGGCGCCGAACGGCAATCCGAAATATCAGAATTTCAAGTTCCAGAGCGAGTATTTTGTCCGCGAGGAAAAAGGTGGGCTGAGTTGTGTCGGTGCGTGCGTCGATAGCAGCTACAAAACCAACCAGTCCGGCTGGTACGCCCAGGGCGTCTACCAGTTCACGCCGCAATGGCGCGCCGGCCTGCGTTACGAGCAGCTCGACAGCGGTACGCGCGATTTTGGTACCAACGCTGCCAATCTCGTCGTCGACAGCTACCGGCCGAAGAAAGCATCGGCGATGATCGATTACAGCTGGAGCGAGTTTTCGCGGGTTCGTCTTCAGTTGGCGCAGGACAGGTCAATGTCAGGTATCACCGACAATCAACTGACCATCCAGTACGTCATGAGCCTGGGTGCACACGGCGCCCACAAGTTCTAG